The proteins below are encoded in one region of Scomber japonicus isolate fScoJap1 chromosome 24, fScoJap1.pri, whole genome shotgun sequence:
- the LOC128354562 gene encoding ATP-dependent RNA helicase DDX3X-like isoform X2 → MSHVAVENVHGLEQQLAVLDLTAADGQGGGTNRRYIPPHLRNKDASKNAGNAFAAGRQGGYTIAPAANYGWDGGRNNFVNGYHDNRMGGGNTFNRGPPRMERGRGGVGGGGYRGNRGGAFNPINPAQPMGFGGYENKGGWNTAKDAYSSFGNNRGKSAFFNDRGNANRGRFDHGGFGGGGGGGNSRWVEESRDEGDWSKPTPRNERLEHELFSGSNTGINFEKYDDIPVEATGQNCPHHIESFQDVDMGEIVMGNIGLSRYTRPTPVQKYAIPIVKSKRDLMACAQTGSGKTAAFLLPILSQIYTEGPGEALTAAKATGQENGKYGRRKQYPISLVLAPTRELALQIYDEARKFSYRSRVRPCVVYGGADIGQQIRDLERGCHLLVATPGRLVDMMERGKIGLDYCNYLVLDEADRMLDMGFEPQIRRIVEQDTMPPKGIRQTMMFSATFPKEIQILARDFLEEYIFLAVGRVGSTSENITQKVVWVEESDKRSFLLDLLSATVIPSEVQDNTGDNIEKPGKDSLTLVFVETKKGADALEDFLYREGYACTSIHGDRSQRDREEALSQFRSGKCPILVATAVAARGLDISNVKHVINFDLPSDIEEYVHRIGRTGRVGNLGLATSFFNDKNGNITKDLLDILVEAKQEVPSWLESLAYEHQHKSSNRGRSKRFSGGFGARDYRQTAAGGNAGGFVGRGARNQAGHGGNRGFGGGGFGNFYTSDGYGGNYSHSQVDWWGN, encoded by the exons ATGAGTCATGTGGCCGTCGAAAATGTCCACGGTCTAGAGCAGCAG CTCGCTGTCCTAGACTTGACCGCAGCAGACGGGCAAGGGGGAGGCACCAACC GGCGATACATTCCTCCACATTTACGGAACAAAGACGCTTCCAAAAATG CAGGAAATGCCTTTGCTGCTGGTCGACAGGGTGGCTACACCATAGCACCTGCAGCCAACT aCGGCTGGGATGGGGGGCGCAACAACTTCGTCAACGGCTACCATGACAACCGCATGGGGGGCGGCAACACATTCAACCGTGGGCCGCCTCGCATGGAACGGGGCCGAGGTGGCGTCGGAGGAGGGGGTTACCGCGGCAACAGGGGTGGAGCCTTCAACCCCATCAATCCAGCGCAGCCAATGGGCTTCGGTGGCTACGAAAATAAAG GCGGATGGAACACAGCCAAGGATGCCTATAGCAGTTTTGGCAACAACCGAGGAAAGTCTGCATTCTTCAATGACAGAGGCAATGCTAACAGAGGGAG gttCGACCATGGTGGAtttggtggtggaggaggaggcggaaACAGCCGCTGGGTGGAGGAATCCAGAGATGAAGGAGACTGGTCGAAGCCAACGCCACGTAACGAACGCCTTGAACA TGAGTTGTTCTCCGGCAGTAACACTGGGATTAACTTTGAGAAGTACGACGACATTCCTGTAGAGGCCACGGGACAGAACTGCCCTCACCACATCGAGAGT TTCCAGGATGTGGACATGGGTGAGATTGTTATGGGAAACATCGGCCTGAGTCGCTACACCAGACCAACCCCAGTCCAGAAATATGCCATTCCTATTGTCAAGTCCAAGCGAGACCTCATGGCCTGTGCACAGACAG GGTCTGGAAAGACAGCAGCGTTCTTGCTGCCGATTCTCAGCCAGATCTACACTGAGGGACCAGGTGAAGCTCTTACTGCAGCTAAAGCCACTGGTCAG GAGAATGGAAAGTACGGGCGTCGTAAGCAATACCCCATCTCTCTGGTACTGGCTCCGACCCGAGAACTGGCACTGCAGATATATGATGAAGCCAGGAAG TTTTCCTACCGCTCAAGAGTGCGTCCATGTGTTGTGTACGGAGGAGCCGACATTGGCCAGCAGATTAGAGACCTGGAGAGaggctgccacctgctggtcgCCACACCTGGAAGACTGGTGGACATGATGGAGAGGGGCAAGATTGGACTGGACTACTGCAA CTACCTTGTCCTGGATGAGGCGGATCGTATGTTGGACATGGGCTTTGAACCACAGATTAGACGTATCGTTGAACAGGACACCATGCCCCCTAAAGGCATCCGACAGACCATGATGTTCAGCGCCACCTTTCCTAAAGAGATCCAG ATCCTGGCCCGGGATTTCCTGGAAGAGTACATCTTCCTGGCGGTGGGCAGAGTTGGTTCTACCTCAGAGAACATCACTCAGAAAGTTGTGTGGGTGGAGGAGAGTGATAAGAGGTCTTTTCTCCTGGACCTGCTCAGTGCTACAG TCATCCCCAGCGAGGTACAGGACAATACTGGAGACAACATAGAGAAACCTG GTAAAGACTCGTTGACTCTGGTGTTTGTGGAGACCAAGAAAGGCGCAGACGCCTTGGAGGACTTCCTCTATCGGGAGGGTTACGCCTGCACCAGTATCCATGGCGACCGTTCACAGAGAGACCGAGAGGAGGCCCTAAGCCAGTTCAGATCAGGAAAATGCCCCATTTTGGTGGCCACAGCG GTAGCAGCTCGGGGTCTGGACATCTCCAATGTGAAACATGTCATTAACTTTGACTTGCCAAGTGACATAGAAGAGTACGTCCACCGTATTGGACGTACAGGACGAGTAGGAAACCTGG GATTGGCCACATCGTTCTTCAATGACAAGAATGGGAACATCACTAAGGACTTGCTGGACATCCTGGTAGAAGCCAAACAGGAGGTTCCCTCATGGCTTGAGAGCCTGGCCTACGAACACCAGCACAAGAGCAGCAACAGAGGACGCTCTAAGAG GTTCTCTGGTGGTTTTGGAGCACGTGATTACCGCCAAACAGCTGCTGGAGGAAACGCTGGAGGCTTTGTAGGACGTGGAGCTCGTAACCAGGCAGGACATGGAGGAAACCGTGGCTTTGGAGGAG GTGGTTTCGGTAACTTCTACACCAGCGACGGCTACGGAGGCAACTACTCACACTCTCAAGTTGACTGGTGGGGCAATTAG
- the LOC128354562 gene encoding ATP-dependent RNA helicase DDX3X-like isoform X1, whose translation MSHVAVENVHGLEQQLAVLDLTAADGQGGGTNRRYIPPHLRNKDASKNAGNAFAAGRQGGYTIAPAANYGWDGGRNNFVNGYHDNRMGGGNTFNRGPPRMERGRGGVGGGGYRGNRGGAFNPINPAQPMGFGGYENKDAGGWNTAKDAYSSFGNNRGKSAFFNDRGNANRGRFDHGGFGGGGGGGNSRWVEESRDEGDWSKPTPRNERLEHELFSGSNTGINFEKYDDIPVEATGQNCPHHIESFQDVDMGEIVMGNIGLSRYTRPTPVQKYAIPIVKSKRDLMACAQTGSGKTAAFLLPILSQIYTEGPGEALTAAKATGQENGKYGRRKQYPISLVLAPTRELALQIYDEARKFSYRSRVRPCVVYGGADIGQQIRDLERGCHLLVATPGRLVDMMERGKIGLDYCNYLVLDEADRMLDMGFEPQIRRIVEQDTMPPKGIRQTMMFSATFPKEIQILARDFLEEYIFLAVGRVGSTSENITQKVVWVEESDKRSFLLDLLSATVIPSEVQDNTGDNIEKPGKDSLTLVFVETKKGADALEDFLYREGYACTSIHGDRSQRDREEALSQFRSGKCPILVATAVAARGLDISNVKHVINFDLPSDIEEYVHRIGRTGRVGNLGLATSFFNDKNGNITKDLLDILVEAKQEVPSWLESLAYEHQHKSSNRGRSKRFSGGFGARDYRQTAAGGNAGGFVGRGARNQAGHGGNRGFGGGGFGNFYTSDGYGGNYSHSQVDWWGN comes from the exons ATGAGTCATGTGGCCGTCGAAAATGTCCACGGTCTAGAGCAGCAG CTCGCTGTCCTAGACTTGACCGCAGCAGACGGGCAAGGGGGAGGCACCAACC GGCGATACATTCCTCCACATTTACGGAACAAAGACGCTTCCAAAAATG CAGGAAATGCCTTTGCTGCTGGTCGACAGGGTGGCTACACCATAGCACCTGCAGCCAACT aCGGCTGGGATGGGGGGCGCAACAACTTCGTCAACGGCTACCATGACAACCGCATGGGGGGCGGCAACACATTCAACCGTGGGCCGCCTCGCATGGAACGGGGCCGAGGTGGCGTCGGAGGAGGGGGTTACCGCGGCAACAGGGGTGGAGCCTTCAACCCCATCAATCCAGCGCAGCCAATGGGCTTCGGTGGCTACGAAAATAAAG ATGCAGGCGGATGGAACACAGCCAAGGATGCCTATAGCAGTTTTGGCAACAACCGAGGAAAGTCTGCATTCTTCAATGACAGAGGCAATGCTAACAGAGGGAG gttCGACCATGGTGGAtttggtggtggaggaggaggcggaaACAGCCGCTGGGTGGAGGAATCCAGAGATGAAGGAGACTGGTCGAAGCCAACGCCACGTAACGAACGCCTTGAACA TGAGTTGTTCTCCGGCAGTAACACTGGGATTAACTTTGAGAAGTACGACGACATTCCTGTAGAGGCCACGGGACAGAACTGCCCTCACCACATCGAGAGT TTCCAGGATGTGGACATGGGTGAGATTGTTATGGGAAACATCGGCCTGAGTCGCTACACCAGACCAACCCCAGTCCAGAAATATGCCATTCCTATTGTCAAGTCCAAGCGAGACCTCATGGCCTGTGCACAGACAG GGTCTGGAAAGACAGCAGCGTTCTTGCTGCCGATTCTCAGCCAGATCTACACTGAGGGACCAGGTGAAGCTCTTACTGCAGCTAAAGCCACTGGTCAG GAGAATGGAAAGTACGGGCGTCGTAAGCAATACCCCATCTCTCTGGTACTGGCTCCGACCCGAGAACTGGCACTGCAGATATATGATGAAGCCAGGAAG TTTTCCTACCGCTCAAGAGTGCGTCCATGTGTTGTGTACGGAGGAGCCGACATTGGCCAGCAGATTAGAGACCTGGAGAGaggctgccacctgctggtcgCCACACCTGGAAGACTGGTGGACATGATGGAGAGGGGCAAGATTGGACTGGACTACTGCAA CTACCTTGTCCTGGATGAGGCGGATCGTATGTTGGACATGGGCTTTGAACCACAGATTAGACGTATCGTTGAACAGGACACCATGCCCCCTAAAGGCATCCGACAGACCATGATGTTCAGCGCCACCTTTCCTAAAGAGATCCAG ATCCTGGCCCGGGATTTCCTGGAAGAGTACATCTTCCTGGCGGTGGGCAGAGTTGGTTCTACCTCAGAGAACATCACTCAGAAAGTTGTGTGGGTGGAGGAGAGTGATAAGAGGTCTTTTCTCCTGGACCTGCTCAGTGCTACAG TCATCCCCAGCGAGGTACAGGACAATACTGGAGACAACATAGAGAAACCTG GTAAAGACTCGTTGACTCTGGTGTTTGTGGAGACCAAGAAAGGCGCAGACGCCTTGGAGGACTTCCTCTATCGGGAGGGTTACGCCTGCACCAGTATCCATGGCGACCGTTCACAGAGAGACCGAGAGGAGGCCCTAAGCCAGTTCAGATCAGGAAAATGCCCCATTTTGGTGGCCACAGCG GTAGCAGCTCGGGGTCTGGACATCTCCAATGTGAAACATGTCATTAACTTTGACTTGCCAAGTGACATAGAAGAGTACGTCCACCGTATTGGACGTACAGGACGAGTAGGAAACCTGG GATTGGCCACATCGTTCTTCAATGACAAGAATGGGAACATCACTAAGGACTTGCTGGACATCCTGGTAGAAGCCAAACAGGAGGTTCCCTCATGGCTTGAGAGCCTGGCCTACGAACACCAGCACAAGAGCAGCAACAGAGGACGCTCTAAGAG GTTCTCTGGTGGTTTTGGAGCACGTGATTACCGCCAAACAGCTGCTGGAGGAAACGCTGGAGGCTTTGTAGGACGTGGAGCTCGTAACCAGGCAGGACATGGAGGAAACCGTGGCTTTGGAGGAG GTGGTTTCGGTAACTTCTACACCAGCGACGGCTACGGAGGCAACTACTCACACTCTCAAGTTGACTGGTGGGGCAATTAG
- the slc5a3a gene encoding solute carrier family 5 member 3a — protein sequence MATTATMEVADIIVVGVYFILVLAIGFLAMRKANRNTVSGYFLAGRSMNWAAVGASLFVSNIGSEHFIGLAGSGAASGFSVAAWEFNALLLLQLLGWVFIPVYIHSGVFTMPEYLSKRYGGRRLKVYFAALSLVLYIFTKLSVDLYSGALFIQESLGWNLYLSIILLISMTALLTVTGGLVAVIYTDTVQAFLMIAGALCLTGISLFKVGGLEGVRTKYMQASPNITAILLSSPNLTYSESCYKHLSPKPDSLKILRGPTDGDLPWPGFLLGQTPASIWYWCADQVIVQRVLAAKNIAHAKGSTIMAGFLKILPMFIIVIPGMISRIIFADELACISPEHCMEVCGSAAGCSNVAYPRLVMSVMPVGLRGLMMAVMIAALMSDLDSIFNSASTIFTLDIYKMLRKQVSSRELVIVGRLFVVFMVLISIAWVPVIIEMQGGQMFYYIQEVSDYLTPPIAALFLLGILWHRCNETGAFWGGMVGFTLGALRLVLALVYREPRCDQPDERPAFIKDVHFMYVAGILFWVSAVVAVAVSLCTPPPTKEQISTTTLWGLNKRKKLKQQEKEKAGKEMTLLKPLNHAVLNGNNLPGKEKCKDHLNELNGIEASHENAQQSNGHAIAVNDIEISPNQNGHVLISDPKMVEEAEGRGVRNEEEEEEGCLGGGRVESGRCIKVLEWFCGFQDKPSKCQVITVQEQEKILDELLHEPPKIKIILNIGLVVICSIGIFFFVYFSL from the exons ATGGCTACCACTGCCACCATGGAAGTGGCAGATATCATCGTAGTAGGAGTCTACTTCATCCTGGTGCTAGCAATCGGCTTCCTCGCCATGAGGAAAGCCAATCGGAACACAGTGAGTGGCTACTTCCTCGCTGGTCGCTCCATGAACTGGGCAGCTGTAGGAGCTTCTCTATTTGTCAGCAACATAGGAAGTGAGCATTTCATTGGACTAGCTGGATCAGGTGCTGCTAGCGGTTTCAGCGTGGCAGCTTGGGAATTCAATGCACTATTATTGCTCCAGTTGTTAGGCTGGGTGTTTATCCCTGTGTATATTCACTCTGGAGTCTTCACTATGCCAGAATACCTGTCCAAACGTTACGGCGGGAGGCGACTTAAGGTATATTTTGCTGCGTTATCTCTCGTCCTCTACATCTTCACCAAGTTGTCCGTAGACCTCTATTCTGGAGCCTTGTTCATCCAGGAATCTTTAGGGTGGAACCTCTATCTGTCAATTATCCTGCTCATCTCCATGACGGCTTTGCTGACCGTTACTGGGGGTCTGGTCGCTGTCATCTATACAGACACAGTCCAGGCGTTCCTCATGATTGCTGGAGCACTCTGCCTCACAGGCATCAGCCTTTTCAAAGTGGGAGGACTTGAAG GGGTGCGGACCAAGTACATGCAGGCTTCTCCAAACATCACTGCCATCTTGCTGTCTTCACCCAACCTGACATATTCTGAATCTTGCTACAAACACCTCAGCCCAAAGCCAGATTCTCTGAAGATCCTTCGAGGTCCGACGGATGGAGACCTGCCTTGGCCCGGTTTTTTACTAGGCCAGACTCCTGCCTCTATTTG GTACTGGTGTGCAGATCAAGTGATTGTACAGCGGGTTCTGGCAGCAAAGAATATCGCCCATGCCAAAGGATCTACCATCATGGCAGGCTTCCTGAAAATCCTGCCCATGTTCATCATTGTCATCCCAG GGATGATTTCCAGGATCATCTTTGCTGATGAGTTGGCGTGTATCAGTCCAGAGCACTGCATGGAAGTGTGTGGTTCTGCGGCTGGCTGCAGCAACGTGGCGTACCCCCGACTCGTCATGTCTGTGATGCCTGTCGGTCTCCGTGGCCTGATGATGGCTGTCATGATCGCAGCTCTAATGAGCGACTTGGATTCCATTTTCAACTCAGCAAGCACCATTTTCACACTGGATATTTACAAGATGCTACGAAAGCAGGTGTCATCCAGGGAGCTGGTGATTGTTGGCAGACTGTTTGTGGTTTTCATGGTGCTCATCAGCATTGCCTGGGTGCCAGTCATAATCGAAATGCAGGGAGGCCAGATGTTCTATTATATCCAAGAAGTTTCAGATTACCTGACTCCACCCATAGCTGCTCTCTTCTTGCTTGGCATCTTGTGGCATCGCTGCAATGAGACAGGTGCCTTTTGGGGTGGGATGGTAGGGTTTACCCTTGGAGCACTCCGTCTGGTGTTGGCGTTGGTTTACCGAGAGCCACGCTGTGACCAGCCTGATGAGCGACCAGCTTTCATCAAAGATGTCCACTTCATGTATGTGGCAGGCATCTTGTTTTGGGTGTCAGCTGTGGTGGCTGTTGCTGTGAGTCTCTGCACTCCTCCACCCACAAAAGAACAAATCAGTACCACTACTCTATGGGGgttaaacaaaagaaagaaactaaaacaacaagaaaaggaGAAAGCTGGAAAAGAGATGACTCTTTTGAAGCCTCTAAACCACGCAGTCCTAAATGGAAACAATTTGCCTGGTAAAGAAAAGTGTAAAGACCACCTGAACGAACTCAATGGCATTGAGGCCAGTCATGAAAATGCTCAACAAAGCAATGGTCATGCTATTGCAGTCAATGACATAGAAATCAGTCCAAACCAGAATGGCCACGTACTGATTTCTGACCCTAAAATGGTTGAAGAGGCAGAAGGGAGAGGAGTGAggaatgaggaggaagaagaggagggctgtcttggaggaggaagagtggagAGTGGGAGGTGTATAAAAGTTTTGGAGTGGTTCTGTGGCTTCCAGGACAAACCATCTAAATGTCAGGTCATTACAGTCCAAGAGCAGGAGAAGATCTTGGATGAGCTTCTCCATGAACCTCCGAAAATCAAAATCATCCTGAACATAGGACTGGTGGTGATTTGCTCTATCGGgatctttttctttgtctattTTTCCTTATGA